One Syngnathus acus chromosome 13, fSynAcu1.2, whole genome shotgun sequence genomic window carries:
- the sertad3 gene encoding SERTA domain-containing protein 3, with the protein MIMKTHKRKLQSESSDESPGGGSAVAWERQRQFVFNVSLHKYQRDQELPEPSLRRSVLISNTLRQVEACRVSSLDIRAPLPLDHPSPEQPIANSVNDLPSPAKCQRVVSGCASSDDAEDWSSLSADPDFAVSPAISSILSGLDSSLDVSVQLPSPRAALRSLENLQACSDAGGFWPRQQVRGTQDPMEWEAGVEAVRSSYLKDVTAEDMFQDIDTSQLERDMGILGLRNDECLSREYLPYHSAKGLPSFSSFSSPPTSFRDGLDLEHLMTMLVES; encoded by the coding sequence ATGATCATGAAGACGCACAAGCGCAAGCTCCAGTCGGAGTCCTCCGATGAGTCTCCGGGTGGCGGCAGCGCTGTAGCATGGGAGCGTCAACGTCAGTTTGTGTTCAACGTCTCCCTGCACAAGTATCAGCGGGACCAAGAGTTGCCCGAGCCCAGCCTGCGGCGGTCCGTCCTCATCAGCAACACCCTGCGGCAAGTGGAAGCATGTCGAGTGTCCTCCCTTGACATCCGGGCGCCTCTTCCACTCGACCATCCGTCGCCAGAGCAACCGATAGCCAACAGCGTGAATGACCTGCCGTCCCCCGCCAAATGCCAGCGGGTGGTATCTGGTTGTGCGTCGTCTGACGACGCGGAGGACTGGAGCTCTCTGTCCGCTGACCCTGATTTCGCCGTTTCGCCCGCGATCTCGTCCATCCTCAGTGGCTTGGACTCCAGCCTGGACGTGAGCGTGCAGTTGCCGTCCCCGCGGGCAGCCCTCAGGTCCCTGGAAAACCTGCAGGCCTGCTCGGACGCTGGTGGATTCTGGCCGAGGCAGCAGGTCCGAGGGACTCAGGACCCCATGGAGTGGGAGGCCGGCGTGGAGGCGGTGCGCTCCAGctacctgaaggatgtcacagCTGAGGACATGTTCCAGGACATAGACACATCCCAGCTGGAGAGGGACATGGGGATTCTGGGCCTGAGGAATGACGAATGCCTCTCCAGGGAATACCTCCCGTACCACAGTGCCAAGGGCCTGCCGTCCTTCTCGTCCTTTAGCTCACCACCGACCTCATTCAGGGACGGACTGGATCTTGAGCACCTGATGACCATGTTGGTCGAATCCTGA
- the kcnk6 gene encoding potassium channel subfamily K member 6 produces the protein MNLRDEVPGQTSSSCVGGGCRRRGGVVVPAEARPPQSSIWEAGVSPTRPGLVADMHPLGKSWLLLTGFVIFYVIYLLFGGLVFSSLERPVEEQLRRDVNALKQSFLNQSCVSAAALDHFLDQVLAANRYGVAVFPNASSDTSNWDLTSSMFFANTLVTTVGYGHTTPLSDVGKVFSIVYALLGVPFTMLVLTACVQRLMYPLVAAPLNQLQRCGLEARPAAAVHFLLLLALVLLTLFAAPAAVFRTLEDGWSFLDGFYFCFISLCTIGLGDFVPAARPQQDLKQLYQVAVMVYLFMGLMMMYLLLRTFHKMADLHGLTTFLQLPRCEESDQDEFREPIVEKGHTAAQKRPSYNSIADR, from the exons ATGAACCTCCGGGATGAAGTTCCAGGACAAACTTCCTCCTCCTGTGTGGGTGGAGGATGCAGGCGACGGGGCGGGGTCGTCGTCCCAGCTGAGGCTCGGCCCCCTCAAAGTTCCATCTGGGAGGCTGGAGTGTCTCCGACCCGTCCCGGTTTGGTGGCAGACATGCATCCCCTGGGCAAGTCGTGGCTGCTCCTCACCGGCTTTGTCATCTTCTACGTCATCTACCTCTTGTTCGGTGGGCTCGTTTTCTCCAGCCTCGAGCGACCCGTCGAGGAGCAGCTCCGTCGGGACGTGAACGCCCTGAAGCAAAGTTTTCTCAATCAGAGCTGCGTGTCCGCCGCCGCCCTGGATCATTTCTTGGACCAGGTGCTGGCGGCCAACAGGTACGGCGTGGCGGTCTTCCCGAACGCCTCTTCTGACACCTCCAACTGGGACTTGACCTCGTCCATGTTCTTCGCTAACACGCTGGTTACCACCGTGG GTTACGGTCATACTACGCCGCTGTCGGACGTGGGCAAGGTCTTCTCCATCGTGTACGCGCTACTGGGCGTGCCCTTCACCATGCTTGTCCTGACGGCGTGCGTGCAGAGGCTGATGTACCCTCTGGTGGCGGCCCCCCTCAACCAGCTCCAGCGTTGCGGCCTGGAGGCCCGTCCGGCAGCCGCCGTGCACTTCCTGTTGCTGCTGGCGCTGGTGCTGCTGACTCTGTTCGCCGCTCCGGCGGCCGTCTTCCGTACCCTGGAAGACGGCTGGTCCTTCTTGGACGGCTTCTACTTCTGCTTCATCTCGCTGTGCACCATCGGCCTGGGGGACTTTGTACCCGCCGCCAGGCCTCAGCAGGATCTCAAACAGCTCTACCAGGTTGCCGTCATGG TCTACCTCTTCATGGGCCTGATGATGATGTACCTTTTGCTGCGCACCTTCCACAAGATGGCCGACCTCCACGGCCTGACCACCTTCCTGCAGTTGCCGCGTTGCGAGGAGTCCGACCAGGATGAGTTCCGCGAGCCCATCGTGGAGAAGGGCCACACCGCCGCCCAAAAGCGACCCTCGTACAATTCCATCGCCGACCGGTGA
- the si:ch211-14c7.2 gene encoding uncharacterized protein si:ch211-14c7.2, with protein MRLTWSAMLQHNNNNNYPCLKASPREAPLKCPLGSQPLPSRLELGLADLPLIRGLRAWALCSKNRQKGAAPPSGTPAPVTPPTGRRTSCPRPADVHLSGTWGPGYGLPQAGAGALVTVATLKTSEGNGKTQTQCLFLRNDKGLYSTSGGISGAGAWLRGKPGTGRRDVSAPQTQTAASRVRVRSGRRWRKSTHPVGREKRHPDEEVAENQEKQGKAILQRLVATEEEGCREQRGPRQKEGACQKICGPAASPECLQNTSDEETQRKPSHVVSQDKKTLEDVTEKQERGNKLDPVCQTSLDESPCLLELIGCFENAFKSERKSSHVACQDKRVPDEEVIKKQEEPDKVSPEHLASPAWGFCQESRELWSAGCHRNVCKEESARREGTLCGEITGTKRELENNSEENEEGKGLCKNGRSILLGPNPDVEFSHSHSECKAGKDSINITKRPDEEKRIIQTPFDDITAASRCIEDPEAEGELCQVGRALGNIWPDPEPEHNVINATESSSRRNVDCEEGTETDWTPNEVTPVGPCLHNPTLALPSSGAMATSQPCVESEEVEKRGRDGIELESRDKKTEEEEDEFGGFMQAEGEECSRGVADSVPVSCGSSAAFASSDWKPTWKGSTDTWTAFPRDVWDQGRDSVGQWWPDEERTDEVDHKLGFLFAKAFPSLPTSAPRHPADVIPTLTQLLRESSSQEQRLLEGLHDVSKMSIHKHKRGVSVSRGLLLSSLHVEQPSSDNRATNRWSNRRPSPGLHSPNRYTHNVVAKRRLSYDYNRSGPE; from the exons ATGAGGCTCACGTGGAGCGCCATGCTGCagcacaacaacaataataattaccCGTGCCTGAAGGCGTCCCCTCGTGAGGCCCCTCTGAAATGCCCCTTGGGCTCCCAGCCACTCCCCAGCAGGCTGGAACTCGGCTTGGCGGACCTACCGCTCATCCGGGGCCTACGAGCGTGGGCGCTGTGCTCCAAGAACCGACAGAAGGGCGCCGCTCCGCCGAGCGGCACACCAGCACCAGTAACACCCCCCACCGGTCGGAGGACTTCTTGTCCCAGGCCGGCGGATGTGCACTTGAGCGGGACATGGGGTCCGGGGTATGGCCTACCCCAAGCCGGGGCGGGCGCCTTGGTGACGGTGGCCACTCTGAAGACATCCGAAGGCAACGGGAAAACGCAGACTCAGTGTCTCTTTCTGCGAAATGACAAAGGTTTGTACTCAACATCTGGTGGGATCAGCGGGGCCGGAGCGTGGCTCAGAGGGAAACCTGGTACTGGACGGCGGGACGTTTCCGCTCCCCAAACGCAGACTGCGGCGAGCCGAGTTCGAGTTCGGTCGGGTCGCAGATGGAGAAAGTCCACTCACCCGGTTGGCCGAGAGAAAAGACATCCTGATGAAGAAGTTGCTGAGAATCAGGAAAAACAAGGCAAAGCCATTCTGCAGCGTCTCGTCGCTACTGAAGAGGAAGGCTGTCGGGAACAAAGAGGACCAAGACAGAAAGAGGGAGCCTGTCAGAAAATCTGCGGACCAGCTGCGAGTCCTGAATGCCTTCAGAATACCTCCGATGAGGAAACCCAGAGGAAGCCCAGTCACGTGGTCagccaagacaaaaaaactcttgaGGATGTCACAGAGAAGCAAGAAAGGGGAAACAAATTGGACCCGGTCTGCCAGACCAGTCTTGATGAGAGTCCCTGTCTCCTAGAACTGATCGGATGCTTTGAAAACGCTTTCAAGAGTGAGAGGAAGTCTAGTCATGTGGCCTGCCAAGACAAAAGAGTCCCTGATGAGGAAGTCATCAAGAAACAGGAAGAGCCAGACAAAGTCAGTCCGGAGCACCTCGCGAGTCCTGCATGGGGGTTCTGTCAGGAAAGTCGAGAGCTGTGGAGTGCTGGATGCCATCGGAATGTTTGCAAAGAGGAAAGTGCGAGGAGAGAAGGCACTTTGTGTGGGGAGATAACAGGAACAAAGAGAGAGTTGGAAAATAATTCAGAGGAGAACGAGGAGGGGAAGGGTCTCTGCAAGAATGGTCGATCTATTTTGTTGGGGCCCAACCCAGACGTGGAATTTTCTCACTCTCACTCGGAATGTAAGGCCGGCAAAGACTCCATAAACATAACAAAGAGACCAGATGAGGAAAAGAGAATCATCCAGACGCcttttgatgacatcacagccgCAAGCAGATGCATCGAGGATCCAGAAGCAGAAGGTGAGCTTTGCCAGGTTGGGAGAGCGCTCGGGAACATTTGGCCTGACCCGGAGCCGGAGCACAATGTGATCAACGCAACAGAATCTTCTTCAAGAAGAAACGTGGACTGTGAGGAAGGGACAGAAACTGATTGGACGCCAAATGAGGTAACTCCCGTTGGCCCCTGCCTGCATAATCCCACCCTCGCCCTGCCCAGCTCGGGCGCCATGGCAACCAGTCAGCCCTGCGTCGAGTCAGAAGAAGTAGAAAAAAGAGGCCGAGACGGGATAGAGCTGGAGAGCCGGGACAAAAAaacggaggaagaggaagatgagTTTGGAGGGTTTATGCAAGCGGAGGGAGAAGAGTGCAGCCGGGGCGTCGCCGATTCTGTCCCGGTGTCTTGTGGGAGCTCAGCGG CCTTCGCGAGCAGTGATTGGAAGCCCACCTGGAAGGGAAGTACGGACACGTGGACGGCTTTTCCACGGGATGTGTGGGACCAGGGTCGGGATTCGGTGGGACAGTGGTGGCCCGACGAGGAGAGGACGGATGAGGTAGATCACAAACTG GGTTTTCTCTTTGCCAAGGCCTTTCCCTCGCTGCCCACCTCGGCCCCACGTCATCCTGCAGACGTCATTCCCACATTGACGCAGCTCCTCAGAGAAAGCAGCAGTCAGGAGCAGCG GCTGTTGGAGGGTTTACATGACGTCAGCAAAATGTCCATCCACAAACACAAGCGTGGTGTCAGTGTGTCCCGAGGTCTTCTGCTGAGCTCCTTACACGTGGAGCAGCCCAGCAGC GACAACCGAGCCACTAATAGGTGGTCGAATCGGCGCCCGTCCCCTGGACTGCACTCACCCAATCGGTACACTCACAACGTGGTGGCCAAGCGGCGGCTGTCATATGACTACAACAGGAGTGGGCCAGAGTGA